In the genome of Verrucomicrobiota bacterium, the window GCCAAAGTTATACCTGCTCGTGTTTTGCGGAATCGCACTTTTCGCTTTGGCGTTATTTACTATTCTGCCCAGGAAAGCAGACCCTTTGTTCACCTTGCCTGATTTTAAATCAAAGTTGCCTTCGGATCTTGATGATTGGGATTGGATCGATCCTCCGTTATCGGAGTCCGAGGAGGTGTTGAAGGTGATTGATCGCGATTTGGCATTTGATGAAGGTCTGTACCGCGTATACATATCCGGAGAAGTGATGGTAGCAGTATGGGCAGCATACTGGAGCCCCGGAAAAGTGGATGTGCGCGATGTGCAGTGGCATGTCCCCGACAGTTGTTGGGTGAATGGTGGTTGGAACATCGATCAAGGTTTGGATGATTACCCACTCGCGTTTCCCAATGGTCGGAAACTGATTTCGGGAAAATATCGACTGATGGAAAAGAATGGAGGCAAGGTGCATGTTGCTTTCTGGCATCTGGTCGGCGGCAATAATTTAAAGATTACCCGAAATGCCGGTTCCTTGATTGAATTGCCGGAAATAATTTCTCAAACCGGATTCCAAAGTCAGGACGAGCAATTCTTTTTTCGTATTTCGAGTACCCATGCGTTCGAAGATCTGATGACTGATCCAGGCTTCAGGAAGATAGTCGAAAGCTTGGGCATGCTTGGGTTAAATGATGCTCAGACAGAGATGTAAGTGCAGTCAGAAATAAGAGTACTTTTAAAATACTGGTATCGAAAATGCATCTGCGATGGATGAAACAAAATCGTGAATTAATTTCTCCGTAAAAGTAGTCTGAAGAGCTTGATAATAATATGATAAAAAGTGCGGACCCCTTTTTTGAGTGATGTCCAGTAGCCTGTTTTTTGCGGGTTTTGGTAATACCCGCTATGAAAATAATTTTATTAATGAGCACTCTTTGTTGTACCTTTTCGGGATTGAAGGGTCAACTGGTCGTATGGGATTTTGACGGAATCACTTATCAAAATACTATTTTGGCTTCCTCATTTGCCTCCTATCCCGCTGGAAGTATGAGCGCTTCGAATATTTCGGTCGGGTCAGGCCTGCTAAGGCGAAATGAGAACCACGGTATCGAGTTCAGAAGTTGGAGTACCAACAGTTCACTTGATGTTGCCAATAACGATTACATCGCCTTCGACGTAACCGTTGATGTTGGACGTGCTGCTAATTTTGGAGACCTCACCTTTGATTTTCGCGGCCGAGATACCGGCGGTTCGAATGGGCCGGACAAGTTTGCTGTTTTTACCAGTGTCGCTGGCTTTACTGGCGGGAATGAGGTGGATACTTTCAATATTTCTGGAGACCCTGGCTATGGAACGGTGACTTTTGATCTTAGCAGCCTCACTAATGTGACTGGAACCGTCGAAGTGCGCATTTATGGCTGGGATTCGGGTTCCAATAATGGAGACATAAAATTTAAGAGTAACAGCGACACCGATATTGTTCTTGGTGGGGAAGTTATCCCCGAACCATCCACTTACGCATTAATATTCGGTGGAATTGCCCTGGCAGTTGTGATGTTAAAGCGTAGAGCTTGAGGATACTGGCAGGATTCGCAGTGTGTGTTTATTGTTTCCAAAGATACCGGAACTTTCAGACGGCAAAAAGACGAATACTTTATCCTTGGAATTCCAGAGTGCACGCGGCTAAGGTTGCGCGCTTTTTAACCTGGATAATCGATGATTGATACTAAGATCCTGAGAGAAGAACCGGAGCGGGTTCGCGAGGCCATAGCCAACAAGGGCAGCGATTGCGACCTGGATGCGATTTTGGCGATGGACATAGAACGTCGGCAGTTGATTACAACTGTGGAGCAACTGCGCGCCCAGCAGAAGAGCGTGAACTCCGAAATGGCTGCTTTGGGAAAAGGGTCTCCAGAGTTTCTGGCAAAGCTTGAAGAAATGCGTGCTGTCGCATCAAACGTCAAAGAGGGAGACTCATCCTTAAAGGAGCTCGAAGAAAAGTGGGAACAGGCGCTACTTTCTATTCCCAATATCGCTCACAGTTCAGTGCCCGTTGCTCCAACACCGGAAGGAAATGTAGTTCATTCATCCTGGGGCGATATCGCCAGTGCAAGCCCTCACGCGGTGGCTCATTACGATTCGGATGTTTTCAACCGACTCTCAGACTTTCCTCGAGGCTCCAAAGTTACTGGTGCTGGATGGCCGTTTTTTCAGGGTGGCTTGGCTCGGCTTATCCGGAGTTTAATCAATTTTTACCTGGACGAGGCTCGCAACAATGGTTTCGAGGAGCTCATGGCTCCGTTGGTTGTAAACGAAGCCAGCGCCCGGGCAACGGGACAGTTGCCGGATAAGGAAGGGCAGATGTATGTGATCCCTCAGGAAGGGTTTTACATGATCCCCACCTCTGAAGTCCCGGTCACGAATTTCTACCGGGACGAGATTCTGGATGAGGCGGACCTTCCAATCTATCGTGCTTGTTACACGCCGTGTTTTCGTCGCGAGGCGGGAAGTCATGGTAAAGACGTACGCGGTTTGAATCGCACCCACCAGTTCGATAAAGTGGAATTGGTAAAATGGGTCAAACCCGGGGAGTCCTATGACGAGTTGGAAAGTCTTCGCGACCATGCCGAAAGATTGCTTCAGAAACTGGAGCTTCCGTACCGCGTTCTGCTTATGTGCACCGGTGACCTAGGTTTCACTCAGACCAAGAAATATGATTTGGAAGTCTGGGCTGCCGGCCAGGAACGGTGGTTGGAGGTTTCCAGTTGTAGCAATTTTGAATCCTTTCAGGCACGGCGGGCAAACATCCGCTTTCGTTCTCAAGGAGAGAAGCCCGTTCATGTGCATACCTTGAATGGTTCTGCTCTCGCCGTTCCCCGTGTATTGGCTGCGATTCTTGAAAATAATTTGCAGGAAGATGGACGGGTTAAAATTCCTGCTGTGTTGGTCGATTATTTCGGGGAAGATTATTTAACCTAAGATGAATCATGGACTGGCCTAATAAAGCGGACGCACTGGCAGATTCGATTTCGAAGTCGGGGCTTCATCTCAAGGCTACCGAAAAGATCGGGTCCTCCACCGGTTCTCTGGGCGTTGCCTGTTCAGGTGGATCAGATTCATTGGCTGTACTCTTATTGGTTTTTGCGCATTTCCCGGAACTGCGTTCGCGGATTACGGTGTTGCATTTTAATCACTTACTTCGAGGTGAGGCATCAGAACAAGATGCTGCTTTTGTGGAGGAAGTGGCCAAAGGACTGGAATTGGAATTCGTTGGTGGTTTATGGAAGGACAGAGATGATTCAATCTCCGTATCTGAGGAACGGGCACGAAAAGCGCGCCATGCCTTTTTTGATGCATTTGTTTTCGAAAAGAAGGGTGCCCTCATCATTTCTGGTCACCAACAGGATGATATACTGGAAACCTTACTGTTGCGGATTGCTCGAGCCAGTAATCTGAAAGGCCTTTCCGCCCCAAAACCGGTGACTGAATTTGCAAACGGAAAAACGATGGTTCGGCCACTTCTTACCCTTTCAAAAGCGGCTATTGAAACCGCATTGTCCGATGCTGCGATTCCCTGGCGGGAAGATGCTTCTAATGCAGATTCGCGTTTTGATCGAAATCGTTTGCGGAACGAAGTGATTCCGGCATGGCAGGAAGCAACTCAGTTTGACCTCGGACGAGCTGCCGCTCAGGTGAGAGCTTTTTTGGAAGAGGCGGATGAAGCGATTGAGCATCAATTAGGGCAATCAGCGTTTCCCTCTCCCTCCGATAATCCTGCGGAACTGATGGAAGTTGATGGACCAAGAGCCGTGCTTCGGCGTTGGTTTCAAATGTGGATTGCCTCAAGGAAGCTGGATGGTTCGATTTCCACCTCTGTCGTAAATGAAGTGTTGGATAGATTGGCTGATCTGGGAAAAGGACAATGGAGCGCTAGCGAAGGATTTATTCGTGTGAATGGCAGGCGTATTTCGTTTGAGAAGGATTTCGATCAGGATTTTCTTCGAGTTGAGCGTTTCAGCCTAAGTCCGAACGAAACACTTTCGCTGCCATCAGGCGCAAAACTTAGCTCCCAATGGACGCAATCCTCGGAAAAATTACTGGGAGATCTTAAAAATGGGAAATATTCGGAGAGTACAACGGTTCTATTAGACTGTGACCGTATCCCACATGAATCCTTTATTATCCGGTTTTGGCAACCAGGAGATCGCTATCAGGCGCTCAACGCCCCTGGAAATAGGAAACTTCAAGATTTGTTTGGAGATCGTAAAATACCAAAAGAGGAACGAAATAAACTACCGGTGGTCACTACGAATGATTCACTAATCCTTTGGTGTCCCGGGCTTCCGGTGAACCATCTCGTCCGCGTAACTGAAAAAACAAAAGAAATCCTGCAATTGACTTATACCTTCTGACACTAAGATTGTTCTAAGCTACAAATTTTCTGATATTAAGACATGCCTACTGAAAACGACTCTGAGGGCCGCCGCCCATTAAAAAATAGTCCACCTGATCGCTTCCAACCGAAAGTTGCCATGATCTGGCTTCTTGTTGTATTGGCCATCGCGAGCTTGTTTATGCTCGGTCCGCGGACCAAAGGCCGTATAATTTCACTGGAACCTCATGAAGTGTTTACCGAACTTGATCGCGGAAATATCAAGTCTGGCATAATCAAATCGGATCCTTCCGGAGGCTCATGGGAATGGTCAATTATTACGGGAGAACTGTATGTTGATCCCCGGATGGAGGTCCCAGTTGATCCAGATGCTTCCACTTATGTTTCTACAAATCAAGATTCTGAAAAGGAACCTATTCGGTTTCGCTCCGATGGTCGCTTGACCGGAGATGTGTATCAAAAGCTTCAGGAGTCTGGAAAATTTTCTGAGGAGAAGAGTAGCAGCGCAATGACGGATCTCCTGCTCGGAATTGTTCCTTTTATTCTCATCATTGGACTTCTCTATTTTCTGTTTGTCCGTCAGTTGAGAATGGCTGGCCGTGGAGCTATGAGCTTTGGCAAAAGTAAAGCCAAGCTACTCACTCGCGATCGGGATAAAGTTTCTTTTAAAGACGTGGCTGGTTGCGATGAAGCTAAAGAAGAAGTAGGAGAGGTCGTTGACTTTCTTAAAGATCCTAAAAAATTCCAACGTATCGGGGGGCAAATCCCCAAGGGGATTCTCATGGTCGGACCTCCTGGAACGGGTAAGACGCTCATCGCCCGTGCTGTTGCCGGGGAAGCGGAAGTTCCTTTTTTCACCATTAGCGGTTCAGATTTTGTAGAAATGTTTGTAGGCGTAGGTGCGAGTCGAGTGCGTGACATGTTCGAGCAGGCACGCAAACATGCACCCTGTATTGTATTCATTGATGAAATCGATGCGGTGGGTCGCCAACGTGGCGCAGGCCTCGGTGGCGGTAACGACGAGCGCGAGCAAACTTTGAATTCCCTTTTGGTTGAGATGGATGGATTCGATGGACACGAAGGTGTGGTTATCATTGCTGCAACGAATCGCCCGGATGTATTGGATGGAGCACTGCTTCGCCCGGGTCGTTTTGACCGTCAGGTGCTTATCGACTTGCCCGATCTAAATGGCCGGGAAGCCATATTGAAGGTGCACGCCAAAAAAATAAAATTGGGTGCAGGTGTAGATCTCCGGGTTGTCGCGCAGGGCACTACAGGTTTTTCAGGTGCCGATCTGGCAAATCTCTTGAATGAGGGTGCGTTGATCGCCGCTCGTTATGACAAGAAGGAGGTCGATCGCCATGATATGGATGAGGCGCGCGACAAAATTAGCTTTGGTCGTGAACGCCGAAAACTCATGGACGAAGAAGATCGTCGGATGACTGCATTCCACGAAGCGGGCCATGCCTTGGTTCAAGCCGTTCTGGGAGACAAGAAGTTAGCCCTCTACAAGGTAACGATAATCCCACGTGGACGCGCTTTGGGGATGACCATGTTCACTCCTACCAAGGATATTTTAGGCCGCTCCAAAAAGGAATTACTTGATGAAATCTGTATGGCCATGGGCGGTCGTCTCGGCGAAGAAATCGAAACAGGCGACTTTAGCAACGGAGCTTCGGGAGATATCAAGATGGCCACCAAGACCGCACGTCACATGGTTTGCGATTGGGGTATGGGCGACTTGGGACCTGTCGCCCTTGGTGAAAATCAAGAGCATATGTTTCTGGCCCGTGAAATCACCCGTACGCAAAATTACAGTGAGGAGACCGCGAGGAAGATAGACGAAAATATCCGCGCAATCATTAACGCTCAGTATGAGCGGGCCAAGGGCATCATCGAAGAACACCATGATGCATTAAAATTGATAGCTGAGGCGCTTCTCGAATACGAAACCATTGAGGCTGTCCATGTTCATGAAGCGCTCAAAGATGGTAAGATTACTTCTCCTTTCGAAAACAATGATCTGATTCGTAAAGGACAGGATAAAGTCGAAGAAGTTGAGAAGGAAGCCGCCGCCAAAAAGAAAAAACCCGAGATTGGACCTTCAACGGACGCCGCTGGTGCCATTGCCTAAACCTTCCTCTTTGACTGTTTCTTAGGGCTTGATGATTCAAGGATGCTTGGGCATCGTGCCCACCATTCAATGACGAAGCCAGATATTAGCTACTCTCGGATCGGACAGCTTGCAGAGCCTCCGGTTATCAGCGAAATCATGAAGGTCGCTTTGGAAAACAAGCAGATTCTTTCTTTGGCGGCCGGGTTTACGGACACCGAGGCCTTACCTGTTCAGGCTGTTCGGGATGTAGCTGTGTCCCTGGTCACGAATGGTCGTTCCCCGGAGTATCTTCAGTACGGCACAACCATGGGTCGACCTGATCTAAGAAAGTTCGTGGCCCAACGTTTGAGCAGGATGGATCACCACCAGAGTCCATCCTACCACCCTGATAATGTCATGATTACGAATGGCTCCCAGCAGTCACTCTACATGGCCATGCAGGTGTTATGTGATCCTGGTGACATCGTTCTGGTCGAAAGTCCGAGTTATTTTGTTTTCCTGGAGCTTTTGAAGGGACTGGGGATAACCGCGGTTGGCCTTCCTTTGGATGAACATGATGAAATCGATACAAAAGCTACTGCGGCGTTAATAGAAACGTTCAAGGCGGATGGGTCGATAAACCGGGTTAAAGCAGTGTACTTGGAATCCTGGTATTCAAACCCGTCAACCCGTTGTTTGACCACGGAAAAAAAGGTTGAGGTGGCCACGGTCTTGAAAGAAGCAGACCTGATTATTCCGGTACTTGAGGATGGTGCCTATTTCGAACTCTTTTTTGAGGAGCGTTTTGCCTCGATGAGTATCCTGGCTATTGAGGAATTTGATTCCTTTCCCCGGCTCTTCTTTGGCACTTTTACAAAGCCGTTTGCCACTGGATTAAAGGTTGGGTATGTCATCTGTGACCACTCCCAAGTCCTGTCAAAAATGGCTAGTATAAAAGGCCATCATGACTTCGGTACTTCTAATTTTAATCAAGCCATCGTGGAGCAGGTTACTTTGGATGGTGCCTATGATGCTCATCTGGTTAAAAGTCGTTCTCGTTATTTGGAAAAAATGGAAACCTTGCATCAAACCCTCATCGGCGAAGGGCTGCCCGAATTGGGTTGGGATTGGCAGAAACCGGATGGTGGCATGTTTCTTTGGCTCAAGGGGCCCGACGCTGTTGATACTTCCCGGGAAGGAGCTTTTTTTGAAAATGCTGTAAAAGGAGGAGTTCTTTATGTTCCAGGTGATTTATGTTTTGCGCCTGGAGGCCCCAAAAACTACATCCGTTTATCTTTTGGAGTACTTGAACAGAACGATTTGGTTGAAGCAGGACACCGCCTTGCCAAAGTAATGCGAAAGTTCAAATAACCAATATCTTTAATCTTATCTTATCTGAGTTATGAAAATATGTTGCATCGGCGCAGGCTATGTAGGTGGGCCTACCATGGCGGTAATCGCAGAAAAATGTCCTCACATTACGGTTACCGTGGTCGATGTAGACGCATCCAAAATCGAGGCTTGGAATAACGGGAATTTACCGATTTTCGAACCGGGACTCCAGAAAGTCGTCGATGGCCGACGGGGAACCAACTTGTTTTTCTCAACCGACCGTGAAACCGCTATCGCAGAGGCGGACATTATTTTTGTTGCTGTAGGAACACCTACAAAAAAATACGGTATTGGCGCCGGTCGAGCCGCGGATCTTGTGTATATTGAAAAGTGTGCACGTGATATTGCGCAAATGGCAAAGGGTCCAAAAATCATTGTGGAGAAATCCACTATTCCCGTTCGAACAGCCGATGCCATAAAAGCCATTTTGAATGAAAGCGACACTGCTCAGTTTCAGGTGCTTTCAAATCCGGAGTTTCTTGCGGAAGGGACCGCAATTAATGACCTGCATCATGCGGACCGTATATTGATTGGCGGAGATCAAACTCCTGAAGGTCTCAGAGCCATTGATACCTTGGCCAGTGTGTATGCAAATTGGATTCCTACCGAACGAATCCTTAAGACGAACCTTTGGTCATCTGAGCTATCCAAGCTAACCGCCAATGCATTCTTGGCTCAACGGATTTCTTCAATTAATGCAATGAGTGCTTTATGTGAGGCGACTGGTGCGGATGTGGATGAGGTTTCAAAGGCGATTGGAACGGATAGCCGAATTGGGCCAAAATTTTTAAAAGCCTCGGTTGGCTTTGGAGGATCTTGTTTCCAGAAGGATATTTTGAATCTTGTTTACCTCTGTGAATATTATGGTCTTCAGGAAGTTGCCGACTATTGGTGCAAGGTGGTTGAGATGAATGATTACCAGAAAAAACGATTTTCAGCCAAAATAGTAGAAACGCTTTTTAATACAGTTAACGGGAAGAAAATTGCCATTCTTGGTTTTGCTTTCAAAAAGGATACCAATGACACGCGCGAGTCTTCATCGATTTATGTCTGTCAGGATCTTATTGCGGAGAACGCCACCGTTTCGATTTTCGATCCACAAGTCGCTCACAATCTGATTTTTACAGATTTGGGTCAAACTCAGGAAGACGAAAATGGTGTCCCGAACCGAAATGTTGAAATTGCCGAAGACGCCTACGCCGCATGTGCGGGAGCTCACGCTGTGGCCGTTCTAACGGAGTGGGATATGTTTAAGGATCTGGATTTTCAGCGGGTATTCGATTCAATGGAGAAACCGGCATGCATTTTCGATGGCCGAAATATTCTCGATCGAGCAGCTCTTGCAAAAATTGGCTTCAAGACTTACGCAATTGGTAAGTCCAATACCTGATTCTTAGCCAGCTTTTGCCAGTCTTCTATCTTTATCGATTCTGGTCGAGTAGTAGGCTTCAGGCCGTTGGCAATAAGATCTTCGAGCCATGGCAAGAAAAGCCCGGCAGCATCGATCTTGGGAATGATGGAGCTTATCTGCTTTCGTCTTTGTCTGAATATTTGCCGGATACCGTCCTTTATCGTCTTCGAAAACAGGATGGGACTGTCCTTAATCTTTATACTCAACAATGCTGAGCCCACCTCTGGTTTGGGGTAAAAGCAATTGGCACTCACCTTATGGACTGCCTCCACATCATAAGCTGATTTTAGAAATATTGAAATGGGTCCGTAGTTGCCTGAATCGCTTGCGGCAATAAATCGATTAGCTGCTTCTTTTTGTAACATTATCACCATGCGCGATGGAAGGGGACCGGATAGAACCGCATCCAACCAAGGTGTGGAAATAGCATAGGGTAAGTTCGCAACGATTTTGAAAGGCTTGTCTTCAGTTGGGACCTCTGCAAGCGGTGCGTCCATCGCGTCGCCGTGCTTCAAATTAAAATGTTGTGGGTACTCAGGCAGGACCACTTCTTCCAAGTAGCGAAAAAACCCGGAATCCATTTCTATAGCGTAAACCTGGCAGCCTGCCTGAAGCAAAAGTTGGCTTAACGCACCCAGGCCCGGGCCGATTTCCACCACGGTGTCTCCTGGTGTTATTTCAGCTAGTTCGAGTGACTTTCGAGCAATGTTGGCTTCAATCAGAAAATTTTGCCCAAATCGTTTCCTGGGAGCGAGTTGACGGGACTCCAGGAGAGCTTTAACGACAGTTAGGGTTGGATAATCCATCCTTTAGCGCAGGAGAGCTTACAAATTGTGGATTTCTCGGATAAACGCTCCCGGATCAGCGTGCTCCATTAGCGCTTGTCCGATGAGGACAGCTTGAGCACCAGCTGCCTTAACGCGCTTAACATCCTCGATGGAAACAATCCCCGATTCTGCAATACTTACACAACCTTCGGGGATTTTTGGAATCAGCGCTTCAGATAATGCCAGGTCAGTCGTGAAAGTTGCGAGGTTGCGGTTATTCACGCCGATAATGCGCGCTTCAGCTTGGACTGCTCGTGCAAGGTCGTCTTCGTTGTGAATTTCAAAGATAGAATCAAGGCCGGCCGCATTCGCGCTCCTATAAAGCATTTGAATCTCCTTATCCGTCAGTGCGCGGACGATGATCAGTATGGCACTGGCCCCTGCTTGGGCAGCCTCCACTATTTGGATCGGATGCACGAAAAAGTCTTTCCTCAAACAAGGGACCCTCGCTTGAGAACCTTTTATCAGGTTGGTTACGTCTTGCAGGTCGTTTATCGATCCTGAAAAAAACCGTTCATCCGTAAGAACGGAGATAGCGTCCGTCTGTGCGTCCACATAATGTCCTCCCTGAGCCAGGGCAGATGCTCCCGCTGCAATGTCACCTGCAGATGGGGATTTGCGCTTTATTTCGGAAATTACGGAAACCTTGTCGTGACCGAAAAGAGCTTGGAACAGGGATGGGCGGTCCGGATCAATAAAAGCCTCCAATTCGGAGTCCTGCACCTCGCGTACGCGGTCGGCGATCTCCAGCCTTTTGTACGCCATTATCTCATTCAATTTGTCCATTCTTCGGGATTCGTTCTTTATTTATTTAAGGAACTGTTATAACCAAGAACTTAATAATCCTGCCTATCCAACAAAAAAATACAACTGTGAGCTCAATCAATGCTTTGCGCGAAACTGTGGCCGCACTCAGAGCCCCTGATGGGTGTCCATGGGACATTGAACAGACCCATCAGTCTTTGGCTGTGTGTTTGATAGATGAATGCTGTGAACTCCTGGAGACCCTGGATACCTTGGATATGGATCACATGCGGGAAGAGCTTGGCGATGTGCTGTTGCAGGTCATAATGCACGCTCAGATTGCCAGCGAGAAGGGAACATTCGATTTTGATGCCGTTTGCGATGAAGTGAACGAAAAACTGATTCGACGCCATCCGCATGTGTTTGGCCCGGATGATTTAAATTTGAAGGATTCCACCGCAGTTTTGAAGAAGTGGGACGAGATAAAAGCTACTGAACAAAAGAACGGAAACCAGTCCGAAGGAAAGATGTTCAAACACTTACCGCCCCAATTGCCATCCTTGCTCCGTGCCAGAGATGTCTATAAACAGATTCAAAAGAAAGGCCTGGATACCGAGTCCCTTGTGAATGAACAATCCGTGGCCATTCAGGCTCAACAGATAAGCGAAGAATCTGTCGGCAAAACATTATTTGAAATGGCGGCTTCTTGCCGCATTGCTGGAATTGATCCTGAATCGGCATTAAGACGCTATGCCAACCATATTATTAAAAAGATTGAAGAAAGATACTGAGACCAGGTTTCACACCGTGCGGACTTCGAATGGTCCGATAATGATACCGTACTACCTTCGTCGATCTAAACGCGCTCGTCGTATCACGGTTCGTCTCGGCGCACAAAATCAAGCACTTGTGATCGTGCCCTATCGCGCATCGCTCAAAGTAGCTCTCGCGTTTCTTGATCAATGCGGGGATTGGCTGCTCGACCAAATGTCGAAAGCGCCTTCTCCGACATCCATTTTGGAATATCTTCTGAACAAGCCTGTGTTCACATTAAATGGAAGGCGGTGTCGTGTAACCTTTGCTTTTACAAGCGGGTGCCCTTATTTTGAATACAAACGGGAGAAAGAAAAAGTCGTCTTTCGTTACGACCCGCATAATATCCATGAAGCCCGTATTCGAGAGGCCCTCAAGAAGCTGGCCAAACTCTGCCTCACCGAGCGCCTTGAATTTCTTTGTAGCGAAAAGAAGATTATTCATCCCCCAAGTCGCGTTACCGTGCGTGACCAATCCAGCCGTTGGGGATCCTGCTCTCCCTCGCGAAGCATCTCTTTGAACTGGAGACTCATACTCCTGACAACTGGAGTGCAGGATTACGTCATCCTTCATGAGCTGGCGCATTTGAAGGAAATGAATCATTCCAGAGATTTCTGGAGTTTGTTGAACAGCTATGATTCCCGCAGCAAGCTTCATGATCGTCGGTTAAATATGGTTGGTCGAACAATCATTTCACTCGGGCGATCAGAGTGACCGAAGAATCGCCAGATCTGTTGATCAAAGGATTGGATCCTTTTCTGTCACACCTTGAGAAAGAACGTAGACTGTCTGCCTATACGGTTCGAAACTATGGACAGGCCATTCGAGATTTCTCCTTTTGGATGAAGGCGAATACGCGTTGGGACGGTGAGTGGGAGGACTTATCAGCAACACAGCTAAAACGATTTCTCATCGAGCGCCAAGGGTCTCATTCCCGTCGAACGATTCATAATCACTTTTCCGCGTTGAAGACCTATTCGAAGTATTTGCAGACGCAAAAGCTCATAAAAAAAAATCCCTTTACCGGGATCGTGTTACCTAAACTCGCCAAACCTTTGCCCAAGTTTTTAACGGAGAAGCAAATGAGTCAGTTGCTTGCCGGGCCTATGAAATTGCTCGATAATGAAACGCTTGATCCCTGGCTTGTCTGGCGCGATCGCCTGGTGTTGGAGTTGCTCTACGGTGCAGGTTTGCGTGTGAGTGAGTTAGCCGGCCTCAATTACGGAGCGATCGATTTTCAACGTGGAGTTGCCCGTGTCCTGGGTAAGGGTAACAAGGAACGCTTATGTCCGCTGGGAAAGATTGCGATGGTGGTGCTCGAAAAGTTTCGTCAGGAATATGCCCCGGCTACGGGATATGAGGATCCGGTTGTTTTAGGAAATAAAAAAAATCGGATCCGAGTACGGCAGGTTCAACTCATGGTCAAACAGTACCTTGCTTTAGCCGATTTGCCTCTCGATTTAACACCGCACAAAATTCGACATTCATTTGCTACTCATTTATTGAATCATGGAGCTGATTTACGTCTGGTCCAGGACCTCCTTGGTCATGCGAGTCTTTCGACCACCCAGATTTATACCCACGTAACGTTGGGCCGATTAAAAGATGCACACAGCAAAGCGCATCCCAGGGCATAACTTTTTAAACTACGAGCTTGTCGCTAATCCGAATCTTTCCACCTTCAATAACTCTGCAATAAATCCCGCGAAGGTTTAAACATCGATATTCCGGGAGATTGATCCATTTCAGGATATCTTTCCCAAATTCTCCGGCAAATTTAGCGCAGGCATCGTTGAAAACATCTGTGACTTCTAATGTAACAGATCCAACGTTGAAGCGACCACCTACGGGGAACTCCTCTGCGTTCAGATCGCGATCCACCATAATGTTATCACCAGGATGGTAGTGGTTGTTTTTCTCTTTTTGGAAGAGGCGGATGATTCGTGAGTTACAAACGGCCACCTGGACTCGAGGGTCAGAATCTCCGTTTTCAAGATACTTCCATGTTCTCCAAATCCAGCGATCACCTATGGCACCTTTTTCTACATCTATGTCAATGGAGTCAGGATACTCTCGAACTCCATCGTCTATGCGCAGGCATAGGGAGGTTACCTGCCCGGTGTAGGGGTTTTCAGCGAGAGAAGCTTGAAGTGTGGTTAAACGAGAATCGTTGCTCATGGCTAATAGTGTGCGTGGTCGAATACCCAGCCCCGATTTTCTTTGTTGAACCGGTGATAATCTTTTTTAGGAAGCGTATTCAAGA includes:
- the ftsH gene encoding ATP-dependent zinc metalloprotease FtsH → MPTENDSEGRRPLKNSPPDRFQPKVAMIWLLVVLAIASLFMLGPRTKGRIISLEPHEVFTELDRGNIKSGIIKSDPSGGSWEWSIITGELYVDPRMEVPVDPDASTYVSTNQDSEKEPIRFRSDGRLTGDVYQKLQESGKFSEEKSSSAMTDLLLGIVPFILIIGLLYFLFVRQLRMAGRGAMSFGKSKAKLLTRDRDKVSFKDVAGCDEAKEEVGEVVDFLKDPKKFQRIGGQIPKGILMVGPPGTGKTLIARAVAGEAEVPFFTISGSDFVEMFVGVGASRVRDMFEQARKHAPCIVFIDEIDAVGRQRGAGLGGGNDEREQTLNSLLVEMDGFDGHEGVVIIAATNRPDVLDGALLRPGRFDRQVLIDLPDLNGREAILKVHAKKIKLGAGVDLRVVAQGTTGFSGADLANLLNEGALIAARYDKKEVDRHDMDEARDKISFGRERRKLMDEEDRRMTAFHEAGHALVQAVLGDKKLALYKVTIIPRGRALGMTMFTPTKDILGRSKKELLDEICMAMGGRLGEEIETGDFSNGASGDIKMATKTARHMVCDWGMGDLGPVALGENQEHMFLAREITRTQNYSEETARKIDENIRAIINAQYERAKGIIEEHHDALKLIAEALLEYETIEAVHVHEALKDGKITSPFENNDLIRKGQDKVEEVEKEAAAKKKKPEIGPSTDAAGAIA
- a CDS encoding PLP-dependent aminotransferase family protein — translated: MTKPDISYSRIGQLAEPPVISEIMKVALENKQILSLAAGFTDTEALPVQAVRDVAVSLVTNGRSPEYLQYGTTMGRPDLRKFVAQRLSRMDHHQSPSYHPDNVMITNGSQQSLYMAMQVLCDPGDIVLVESPSYFVFLELLKGLGITAVGLPLDEHDEIDTKATAALIETFKADGSINRVKAVYLESWYSNPSTRCLTTEKKVEVATVLKEADLIIPVLEDGAYFELFFEERFASMSILAIEEFDSFPRLFFGTFTKPFATGLKVGYVICDHSQVLSKMASIKGHHDFGTSNFNQAIVEQVTLDGAYDAHLVKSRSRYLEKMETLHQTLIGEGLPELGWDWQKPDGGMFLWLKGPDAVDTSREGAFFENAVKGGVLYVPGDLCFAPGGPKNYIRLSFGVLEQNDLVEAGHRLAKVMRKFK
- a CDS encoding nucleotide sugar dehydrogenase; the encoded protein is MKICCIGAGYVGGPTMAVIAEKCPHITVTVVDVDASKIEAWNNGNLPIFEPGLQKVVDGRRGTNLFFSTDRETAIAEADIIFVAVGTPTKKYGIGAGRAADLVYIEKCARDIAQMAKGPKIIVEKSTIPVRTADAIKAILNESDTAQFQVLSNPEFLAEGTAINDLHHADRILIGGDQTPEGLRAIDTLASVYANWIPTERILKTNLWSSELSKLTANAFLAQRISSINAMSALCEATGADVDEVSKAIGTDSRIGPKFLKASVGFGGSCFQKDILNLVYLCEYYGLQEVADYWCKVVEMNDYQKKRFSAKIVETLFNTVNGKKIAILGFAFKKDTNDTRESSSIYVCQDLIAENATVSIFDPQVAHNLIFTDLGQTQEDENGVPNRNVEIAEDAYAACAGAHAVAVLTEWDMFKDLDFQRVFDSMEKPACIFDGRNILDRAALAKIGFKTYAIGKSNT
- the rsmA gene encoding 16S rRNA (adenine(1518)-N(6)/adenine(1519)-N(6))-dimethyltransferase RsmA, with product MDYPTLTVVKALLESRQLAPRKRFGQNFLIEANIARKSLELAEITPGDTVVEIGPGLGALSQLLLQAGCQVYAIEMDSGFFRYLEEVVLPEYPQHFNLKHGDAMDAPLAEVPTEDKPFKIVANLPYAISTPWLDAVLSGPLPSRMVIMLQKEAANRFIAASDSGNYGPISIFLKSAYDVEAVHKVSANCFYPKPEVGSALLSIKIKDSPILFSKTIKDGIRQIFRQRRKQISSIIPKIDAAGLFLPWLEDLIANGLKPTTRPESIKIEDWQKLAKNQVLDLPIA